TTTCACACAGCCTACCCCAGTCATATGCCTTGCCTtcccccctgccttccccatCCCACCCAGCCTCCACCAGCCCCCTCATCCTGCTCTTCCCCTCTGCCTGTACCCCATCTCACCTGGATTCCTGCCTGCTCCTCCCCATCTACGGCTGTAGCGGTCACTGTTGGTGACATGTCTACTCCCCCACTGGACAGAGGACAAGGCTTGAGGGGGGATCTGGAGAGCTGTGTGTCAGGCCCAGGCTGCAGTGAAAGCCTTTCCCTCCCGCAGGTTCGAGGACAGCCGCCTGGACCAGTGTGTGTACGAACTGCACGTGTGGCTGCTGGCGGCCGACCGCCGCACGGTCATTGCCCAGCATCACGTGGCCCCGCGCACCAATGGCCGAGGTCCCCCTGGCCGCTGGGTTCAGGTGCGATGCCCTGCCGGTCCTGCCCACACAGCTGTGCTTTCCCAAGACCttgggcagagggaggggggacAGGGGCTGGGGGACCCTGCTGACTTTCGTCCCAACCCTGGGCTGCCTCAGGTGTCCCACGTCTTCCGCCAGTACGGCCCCGGAGTGCGCTACGTCCACTTCCAGCACAAGGCCAAGAACCGCATGGAGGCTGGCGGCCTCCGGAGGACGAGGGTGACGGACTCCTCCGTGTCTGTGCAGCTCCGGGAGTGACCACTGACAGGGCCCTCCGAGTCTGCACGACCCTTTGGAAGTCCTGGTGTTTGTCACCTCTGAGTCCTTAGCATTCCCGCGATGCTCctgcttcctgcccctccctgtgtgtgtgcttaGCCACAGTCTGACCCCTCTTCACCCCAGACCCTGCTCACCCCTGACCTCCCCTTACCTCTGACCCCTGCTCACCCTTGACCCCTCCTTACCTCCTGACCCCTGTCATCCCTGAACCCCCCTTACCCCTTGACCCTCCTCACCCCATGACCCCTCTCctcatcccttcccctcccccatccttacCCCTgacccctcctcacctccctcacCCTCTGACCTTTCTTATCTCCTTGCCCCCCCCGACCTCTTCATATCCTGacccccctcctgcccctgaccccttctctccctccacagccttcctcccctccctgaccccttctcttcctcccctccctcaccctcaGCCCGTctccttcacccccccccccccctcctctccctcagcccctccctAACAGTTTCTCCCGTCCCAGGCCTCCCAGACCTTGCTTGGCCCCTGGGGTCCCCTGACATACCCATGTCTGCCCGAATGTGCGACTCTGAGCTGGGGCCGCTCCTGGTGACCCCAGGGCCGGTCTCAGGGTGGTCAATAAACTCCCCGGAGCGGCCGTGAAAACACATGTGCTCAAAGAGGCTGAGTCTGCCCGGTCTTTGCTCCCCGGAGCTTCTCCCAGCTCGCATCTCACCCACTCAGCAAACCCCTGACCTCTGGGTACTTCTGTGACCTCCGGATCTGTTACATTGGCATTGAACTCTGACCTCCTTTTTGCAGTGCTTGGAATTGACCTCAGCTTCTTCTGTGTGTTCTGAATAGGTTCTCTACCACTGAAATATATCCCCAGAGctctttttatttatagaaattctgagacagggtctagctaAGTGGCCCAGACTTTTCCATTTTCcgtcctctgcctcagcctcggAGTAGCTGAGATTGCAGGTCTCTACCACTGGGCCTAGCCTAACCTCTGTttttccttctaccttgtttgtgggtcttggggatcgaactcaggtcatcaggattggtaGCAAGCCCCTTTGCATGCTGATCCATTTCATAGGCCCCTGACAGGAGATCTTATTTTATCCCCCAGTGAATGCCCCGGAAGTAATTCTACTTACCCATTCTCCCTCATCCATTAACTCTTAGACTCGCCTTAAATCCCAGGCCTGtctccaactcctcctggatTTCATTCCTGAAGAGTTGTTCCCATATCTCTCTGCCCGGGACACTGTGTCTCCTCCAGCATCCACAGTCACCCAAACCAGATAGCCATAAAGAGCCCTCGTGCCTGGGGCAAAGGTCAAGCAGAGATCACAACCTGAAACATAAATTTGAACTAAAGTGTCTTCCACGTGTCAGACAGGAGACGTTAAATGTAATTCACGTCCCTGAGTCAAGCCTCTAAGTCCAgctactaaggaggctgaggtaaAGAGATCTCAAGTTAAAAGACAgtctgggcaatttagtgagaccctatcccaaaataaaaagtacagaGAGGGCTGTggttgtggctcagtggtagagcccctgcctagaatcccccagtgaggggctgggggtgtggctcagtggtagagcccctgctagagtccccagtgaggggctggggtgtggctcagtggtagagcccctgcctagaatcccccagtgaggggctgggggtgtggctcagtggtagagcccctgcctagaatcccccagtgaggggctggggtgtggctcagtggtagagcccctgcctagaatcccccagtgaggggctgggggtgtgactcagtggtagagcccctgcctagagtcccccagtgaggggctggggtgtggctcagtggtagagcccctgcctagaatcccccagtgaggggctgggggtgtggctccaTGGTAGATCACCTGCTAGCATGGCAAAGCCCTGGATTTCATGCccaacatttaaataaatgcacacaaaacaataataacagcaacagaaatcaaagacTACCACATCACCCAACACACCACGGCTCTAGCCTGCACAAGGTCCTAGAATGACCCCTGATGTTCTAGGCATGAATGGTGAGGACCTTGGGAAGCTGAGTGATATTTACCCAAGGTAAAACAGGAGTAAATATTTAGACAGCAGCCAGCATTGCCCTTCCTTGCCCCCTGGTGTCTTTGTTCACCTCCAACCCCAAGTCAGAATCTAAGGCTGTGTCTCCAGTATGGCCTGACCCAGATCTGATCATTCCGCTCTCCCCTTTCATCCTGTCCTGGGTGGATTTGAGTCTCAAACACAAGCAGATGGCACACAGGGTTAATTTCTCAAGGGCTGTATTACAGGGAAGCTCTGGTGGCAGGCAGCAGGGCCATCTTGCCTCCTGGCTCTTGGGACCACAGCAATCCCCAAGGTGAGGTGGGGTTGGGCTCAGCACTGTGTGTAATTAGAGATGGTGGCCTTCAAGGCATCAAGAGCACCTGTAACAGAAACAGGAGTTCTCATCAGGGATGCCAGGGCACTGGGATGCCCAAGTCGGAAGGTCTTGGGGGGGGCTTCAAGGCTCTAGGCTCAGGGGTCCTGGCTTGGAGGAATTTGGGGGCTGCTGATCTTTTTGGGGTTCTGCAGTGTTGGTTTAGGATGGTTCTGCAGTGGGATAGAGGTTACCTGGGGTCTGTGGGACTTGGGGTGATTGCTGGACTCGGGGGCCCCCAGGATTGGGTCTGGGAGGTCTGGAAATGGTTTCTGGGTTTGAGGCTCATCTAGacagagtgggtgggggtggaggtctAGACTAGACTGAGTCTTCAAGACTTGAGCCTGGGGTCTTGAGGCCTGAGGGGATTCTTAGGTATGAGAGTTGGGTCTAGAGGGCCTTCAAATGCAGTGAGAGAGGCTGGCTTTGGGTCCGAGGCCCCAAAGGAACGAATGAGCTCCTGGGTCTCAGGCCAGGGCTTCTCATGCAAGCGCAGACTAGAGGGTACCACTGAAGGGGAGGGTCTTCTAGAACGGAGTGGAGAGCCCAAGTGGAGTGGAGCGCAGCTTCCTACTCTGGGGAGCCTAGATTTTATCTGAGACTCAGGGAGCGAGGGCCATAAGGTGGAGGAGAAGAGGCCTAGTCTGGGGTGCACTTGGAGATGGGCCCTCCAGGAACAGTTTCTAGAGAAAATCTACCTTTCTTAGAATGAATTGGGGGTGGAGGTGTCTCTGGATTCCGGGTGAACCTTGGGCTTGGGTGGTGGGGCTGGGTAGGGGGTTTGTAGCTTTAAGGTCACAGGCACTCACTTGCAGTAGACGCCAGAGATAGAGTTGGACCAGTCTCCGAAGATACCCCTTCGGTACTCTTCCAGGCGGGGGTAGCTGCCTGCAGAGAACTTGCGTGTCTTGCCGCCCTTGCCGGGGAGAGACCACACAGTGAGCTCACAGCGCGAGGCCACCACCAGAGACGACGCTGTGTTGGCCCAGCCGGAGGGCAGGTAGGGCAGGTCGGTGCCCGGCTCCAGGGACAGCTCGGCCCCCTGGCAGCAATTGTCATAGTAGGGATCGCTCTTGTCATAGAGCTTGGCGCACGTGCGCGTCCCGTCTTCCCTCTTCAGGTCTGCGGGCACCGGACAGGTGCCCCGGGCGCCGGGCACGGCCACCAGGGCCAGAGTCAGCAGCAGCGGGCACAGCGGGGACATGACGAGAATGGCCCGGCCCCCAGAGAGCTGCTGTGGCGCTTTTATACACCTGACCCATGGGAAGAGAGAAGCTGTGAGATAAAGACTGGAGAGGAGAGACGGCATGCCCCCTGCCTTAGGAGCCAGAGACCTGTTAGTCAGCCTGGAAAACCCCACACCCCTGAATAATAAACAAGGCGGAAGTAAGACTCTGATACCTTGGAGTCTGACTGCTCAGACACCATTATAAAGACAGTAGATGGGATGTGGCTCGGAGCGCTCGCCTAGTACCCAGggagccttgggtttgatc
The sequence above is drawn from the Peromyscus leucopus breed LL Stock chromosome 1, UCI_PerLeu_2.1, whole genome shotgun sequence genome and encodes:
- the Sycn gene encoding syncollin; protein product: MPSLLSSLYLTASLFPWVRCIKAPQQLSGGRAILVMSPLCPLLLTLALVAVPGARGTCPVPADLKREDGTRTCAKLYDKSDPYYDNCCQGAELSLEPGTDLPYLPSGWANTASSLVVASRCELTVWSLPGKGGKTRKFSAGSYPRLEEYRRGIFGDWSNSISGVYCKCS